GACACTACCGGGCCACAGGCCCGGACCATGTTGGGGTGGTGTGGGGTGCCCGCGCAGGGTGGGCGGTGATCGGTCCACCGTCCGTGCGCCATAGACACGGCCGGGCCGCAGGCCCGGACCATTTGGGGCGCTGGTAGCCTTCGTCAGTTCAGGTGAAGCTGAGGAAAGCCCCGGTCGCGTTTCTCCTGCTCCAGGGCGTGCATCAAGCGAAAGGCCTCAACGGGCTGGAGCATCCAGAGACTCTCCAGCGACTGCCGGGCCCGCGCCAGGCGCAGTCCTTCGGCCAAGTCCAGGTGAAGTTGAAAAAGCATCGTGGCGATGTAGGCCAATTGCGCGGGCGTGGGATTCATGGAGATACCTCAGAAGGGTTGCTAATGGGCACAGAATCTCCCACACGGCACGATCTTTGTCGAGGGGCAACCAGGGAGAACTTCGGACGTCCGAAGTTCTACGGGGATTTGCTGGTGGCACCAGATCTGCATCAGGGGGCTGGAGGACCGCATATTTTTGCAGTTGAACGTTGACAACGAACCGTTGACAATGGTGGTCGCTTTGCTGGGTGTTGAGTCCGTTGAAAGGTCGCAAATATGGCTGGAGAAAGCGAGAGCGAATTCGAAGACCTCGACGTCATCCATTATTTCGTGGATGAGGCCGGTGACCCCGTGCTTTTCGATGGGAAAGGCCGGGTCCGCGTGGGGACGGAGGGCTGCTCAAAGTGTTTCATCGTAGGGAAGCTCGAAGTGAACGATCCCGACGGCCTGAGCGACAAGCTGGAGGCGCTCCGGGCGGAATTGCTGGCGGACCCTTACTTCAAGCGGGTGCCCTCTTTCCAGCCTGAGTGGAAGAAGACCTCGGTTATGTTTCACGCAAAGGACGATGTTCCCGAAGTGCGCCAGGCCGTATTCAAACTTCTGCGCGAGGCCGACCTTCGCTTCTATGCGGTGGTGCGCGACAAGAGCGCGCTGGTGAAGGCCGTCCACGTGCGCAATGCCCAGGAACCGGGCTACCGATACAATCAGGACGAGCAGTACGACAGCCTGATAAGTGACCTCTTCCGGCATTTTCACGGGACTGCGGATATAGCGAAGGTGTGCTTCGCGCGTCGGTCGAAGAAGAATCGGACGGCCGCCCTGTTTACCGCGCTGGAGAATGCCCGGGCAGAGTTTCAGCGAAGTTTCCGGTTTCCCATGCCGGGGAGATTCGAAATCGATTGCAGCAAGCGGGCGGAACGGGCGGGCCTGCAGGCGGTGGATTACTGCCTCTGGGCACTGCAACGGCACTACGAAAAGGGCGAGTCGCGCTATCTGGAGTATCTCTGGCCCCAAGTTGGAGAGATACACTCCTTGGACGAAATCGCGGAGGGTCGGGTCGGGGTCCTGTACGGACAACGGCGACCCATGGCGTGGGATACGGGTGAGCAGGCATAGAAAAAAGCCGTGGATATAGGATGCGTTCCCTCGGGAACGCACCACGCGGCGTGGAGCCGAATTTCATCCACCAGCAAGTTGATTATGCCTCAATGTCATAATTTTTTCAACATAGGCGTCATAACACACCAATACACAGCCTTGGAAACTCTCTCCAATTCGGGCCCCGACGAGAAATTAGAAAAGCCGTGGGAGGCGATGCGCGCCCGTCGGCGGAGCACCTGCGGCAAGGGATCAAGATTTCCTTTCTTGCGCTGCCCTCCCGTATCTTTCCATGAATCGGAGCCTTGCATACACACAGCAGGAACGGGGCGTGGAAACCACGCCCCGTTCAGGGAATTCTTTCACTTGCTCACGCCGCGCGAAGACTCCGATCCGAAGCCTGAACTCCGAAAATCTCCGTCGGCGAAGACGCTACTTTCCCGGGGGCGACTTGCCTTTGCCACTTCCGGCGACGTTGTAGCTAATCGTGGACTCCGCCTGCGTCGCGACATAGGCTACGCTGAGTGCCGTTACGCCAAGCAGCATCAGCACGATGGCTTTTTTCATAGGGTCTTTGCTCCTGTGTTTGGACAACCCGTTCACAACCCATTGCCGCGCCAAACGGCGCATGGAGGAGAACCTGAGTACCCAAATCCCGCCCTGGCAGGTCTCACTTGCTTGGAAAGGATAAAGCACCCAAAAAAAAATGCAAGATAAATGCCAAGGGGCCGGCTGAATTTAGAGACCAGTTTCCGCAGTAACGCGAAAGGAGCGCAAAACTTCGGACGTCCGAAGTTTTAAGAAGGCAATTTCCCGCGCTTGACGAACGTGGCCGATGTGGCTCATATTGGAGAATAATATTTACTTTATTCTTTGAGAGGCATCGCCCCTGTGGAGCACATCACCGACAAGATATTGGAGACCGCGCGGCGGCAATCCGTCTTTCGCGCGCGCGACATTCGCGACGTGCGTGATCCGAGATCCACGCTCCGGCGTATGGTTCAGCGCGGCGAGCTCGTGCAGCCCGGGCGAGGACTCTATGGACTGCCGGACGGGGAGCTGAGCATGAGCCACACGTTCGTCGAAGCCAACCGACGCTATCCCGGCGGTGTGATTTGTCTTGTCTCCGCGCTCGTCTTTCATGGCATTGGCACGCAGATGCCTCATGAGACCTGGATGATGCGGCGCGACCGAAAAATGCCACCGAGTGATGAGGCCATCCGTTTCGTCTACTGCACGGGGCCTCACTTCGAGCACGGCGCAGAAGAGCACCTGATCGAGGGCGTTTCGGTACGCATCTACCACCCGGCGAGAACAATTGCCGACTGCTTCAAGTACCGAAACAAGATCGGGCTGGATGTCGCCATCGAGGCGCTCCGCGAAGGCTGGCGGGCAAAGCGATTCACGATGGACGAACTCTGGGCCGCGGCCAAGGTATGCCGCGTGCAGCGGATCATACAGCCCTACCTCGAAATGCTGGTCCAGTGAGCAAGGCGACGGGTAGGACACACGAGGAGCCTCTTTCAGTTTGAGCAGCTCTTCGGACATCCGAAGTCTCCCAAGCACATCACCAATCACTCGCGCCCCTGAACATTCCTCAACGCCAGCAGCTCCCGCGCGGGTGTCCGGTCACCGTTGGCGCTGATGCGTCTTGGCGCGTGAAGCAGTACGATGCGAAAGCCGAGATCCTGGTAGAGGGCTCGCACCCGTTCCGTGTCGTGGTTCGAGAGCACCACGGGACCGGGATGGCGCACGAGCCACTGGGCGAGGCGCACCTGATCGTCCCATGCGAAACCGTCGGCACCGTATTGGGTGAAGGCGGCGTCGTAGGGCGGATCGGCGTAGATGAAATCGTCGGCGTCCAGGGGCAGGTAGCCGAAGTCGGCGGACGTGAAACGCCACGGGGTGAACTCGCGCCGATGGGCTTCGAAGGAGTCGGCATAGCGGATGCCACGATAGCGACCAAAGGGGACATTGAACGCGCCCTTGCGGTTGAAGCGACAGAGGCCGTTGAAGCCGGTGCGATTGAGGTAATAGAACAGGGACGCCGCCTCGCGAGAGCACACGTCGCCCCGGGCGATGAGCTGATTGAAGCGTTCGCGATGGCGGTAGTAGGTCGCTGGGTCGTTCGCCATGTCGAGGGTGATATGGAGCCCGCGCTGAACCCACTCGTAGAAGTTGATGAGGTGCGGGTTCGTATCGTTCAGGAGAGCTTCACGGGGGCGCAGGCCCAAGGCAACGGCCAAGCCGCCGCAGAAGGGCTCCACGAGGCGACGGTGCCGGTGGCCGGCATAAAGCGCGGCAAGATCGGGCACGAGCCAGCGCTTGCCCCCCAGCCATTTCAGGAGCGGCGGCAGGCTCGGCGCTGCTGCTGCAGGGTGAGCTTCGGAGGTTCGGGGCTTCGGCGTGGATCGGGACATGGGCCCTGGGTAGCACGCACGCAGCCCTGCGACAACGGGAAAAATTTCCCCTGGAGTTTCGGGACCTTGTGGTACACTACAAGCACGACAGTTGAATCCGTTCCTTCACTCCCTCGTTGCCAGGAGAAAAAACACGGCAGCCTGCGCTTCGCTCTCACGTAGCCTTTTTCGGTTAGTCAATTACGATTTATTAACTAGAAAAGGAGACGCATATGAGTACAAAAAGCGCAGAACATGTGATCATTATAGTTGGTCACGGAAATTCCGGGGGCTTCGGCTCCTGGTGGGATCGGTTGATGGTAGCACTGATATCCAGTATGGCCGGGTTTTCGGTCGGTATCGGACTAATTCAGTATCTCCGTTAAATCGATTCCGGAGTTTTGAGCCGCACCCCCGGGTGCGGCTCTTTTTGCATTGTGCCGACCTATATGATCTGAAAGACCGCAGCCAGCACGGCGAGCAGCAGCCCGAGAACAAATCCAACAACGATATCTCTCAAGAGTTGTTTGCGATATTCCTTTTCGTATGGGTACATGATTCCTCCTTAGCAAAATTAATTTCCCTGGTCCAGCAGGGAAAGTCCACGAGAGCGCCCGAAGGCGCGAGAAAAGCCGAGCGGCTCAAGGCCGCCCGGCAAGGGTTGTTAAGCGGTTTCTTCGACCTCGGCCGGATTCAGAATCCAGTCGAAGGCTTTGTCCGCCAGCTTGGCCACCAGGGGCAAATCATCGCGACGAAAGCCGTCGGTCGTTTTCCAGTCATCCCCGTCCTTGTAGATCCGGGACAGGTTGACGTTGTAGAAGACGCCCGAGTCGGTTGTGTTGGCCCAAATAACCGCTTTGACGGCGCCAATGCGGATTTCGTGTGCTGGTCTGTTCTTTTCCATGATGTTTTCTCCTATGAGAAGGTTTATAACGGGTGTGCACACCACGGACGGGTTATGGCGAAGTCCAGGAGGAACGTGCGCTTTGCGCAGGTAGGTCCTTGACGAGGCCGGGCCCGGTAGTACCGCGCAGCGGGTGCCCCCGAATAAACCGACAGGGGAAAACCGGAAAAGAGACCCGCCACGAAATCCCATCAGGCAGAGCAATGCGTGAACGGCCCACCCGACCGACTCAGGCGGACACACAGCAACCCCCGGCAATACATCGGGGAGAACCGGAAAACACCACCAAGGCATACCGCGATGCCCAAGGGGCCAAGCCAGGACATCCGCCGAAGATGAAGCACACCGGACCAAGAGAACACCGCAGCAACACGCCAGGCGGCCTTGAGCCGCTCGGCTTGCGTTGGCGACTAACGCCACCGCCACGACGATTCGTGAGAATGCAGCACGGATCGTTGTGGCGCCAAGGAAAGTGACAGGAGCAGCCACCGAAGCGAACCGTCACGAAGTGACACCGAATACGTAGGCCGTGCATTTACGTCTATTTTTGATAGTTATCCCCATAAATGCAACATAAGATATATTATCAGACGCTGGAGGGGGTGGTAAAAATCCCCCACTTTGCTCGCGTCCCGGGCGCAGCATCTGGCAGGATTCTGCCGCTCCGATTCCACTCAACTTGCCGCGGTTGTATTCTTGCTGCACCAGACGGCTGATCGGTCCATGCCGCAATCGCGCACTCACTACATGCTGCTCTCACATCCGTTACCCAGTGCGCGCCCGAACTGAGTCATCACGACCGAGGATTCATCGGTTGGAAAATCGCGAAACTCGACTGTGTCCTTTCACATTCCTCGGCGTGGCTTACGCAAAACTTCAAGCCACGCCGAAGGTTGCACTCGGGCGGTTGGCGATGATCCGGAAGTCACACGAAACAATCCACGGCTATGTAGCGAAACCGCTGAGCAGTCTGAGTGCAATACACGATGGCCAATGATGCAATCGCCACCTAAGGGGAAAACAGATCGGCTGATCTCCCCCACTCTCATCAGCAATCTTCGGACGTCCGAAGTTTGTCCTGCATGGCAGCCGGGCCCGTGCCGAGGACTGAGCTACAAGCCCTGCACCGTGGAGAACCACCAGCCCATCCCGTCGTACGGTGCAAGAACATTCCTCCGGATTTTCCGCGAGGACGTTTGAACGGCCCTGAGGGAAGCCGGGCATGTACTCCCCCACGCCAATCACAAAACTTCGGACGTCCGAAGTTTGCCTTTCGCCGGCCCCCTTCGAATTCCAGCAACGGCTCCCACAGGAAATCGGAGCGCCCTCGCACCGCCCTCTCCCCCACGCTCGCTGTTGCCCGATTGCATCGCCCCAACCACCTTGGCTACCATGCCCCGGGCTGAGGGAAAGTAGCGGTATCTGCACGTGCAAGTATGACCCAGAGGAAACCTACCGCCCATGTATCAAAAGCACTCCAAGCCCTCATACCTGCCGCTACGCCATACCATCAGTACGGCCCTCCTCCTGCTGGCACCGTCCGCCAGCGCCTGCATGCCCGCCCTCACCATCGTTATCCCGATCCTGGGTTCTGCGGGCTTCGGGGCCGTGGCCACGGGCGTTCTCTGGACGCTGCCCGTCGTGATCGCCCTCAAGGCGGCGCTCTTCGGACGTCTGGCGGGCTATGGCGCTCTTCGGGCGGCGGGTGATATGGTCCTGGGCAATTTCGTCTCCTCCCTGCCCGGCGTGTTCATAACCGCCGGCGTCCTGGTGGCCAACGGCTTCTTCCCTTTCGTCGGCACCTTCGTCGCATGCGGATTTGCCGCTTGGATCGTGGGACGCAAGGCCGCGCGCGTCTTCACCGCAGAGGCAGGCGAACTTCGCGGCATCTTTGCGGAGCCGAAGCGGCTGGAAATCGCCCTCTTCCTAGCCCTGTTCCTCGCCACCGTCGCCGCCATGTTCTCCCATGGAATGAGCTTCAATAGTGTGGACCGCTTCCCCCCTCTTTACTGGCTCCTCAAGTACACGGCCACCTTCCTGGGCCTGCTTGCATCCATCTTGATCACCGTTGTCTTCGAAGCCGCCGTCATCTTTCGTCGCGCCCGAAAGCGAGGCGCGGCACCGGACCAGCGCCTGCTCAACGCCATCATCAATACCAACCTCTGGACCTTCCTCATCGCCTCCATCATCGGCGCGGCCCTGCGCCTGCCCGATCGCCTCCGGGACCCGAGCTTCCTCGATTACGCCCTCTTTCAATAATTCGAAGGACAATCTCATGAGTCCCATTACCCACTTCCTCAGCGGTTGGCTGCTGGCCAACACCGTCCCCATGGAGCGCCGTGACCGCGCGCTTGTAACACTCAGCGCCGTGGTTCCAGATGTCGACGGACTGGGAATCGTCGCAGAAATTCTTACCAGAGGCTCAAAGCACCCGCTGCTCTGGTGGTCCGACTACCACCATGTGCTTCACAATGTCGGATTTGCGGTCGCCTGCGCCGGTTTGGCATTTGCAATTGGCAAGCGGCGCGGGAAGACGGCACTCCTGGTATTCGCGGGTTTTCATCTCCATCTGGCTGGCGACCTTATTGGCGCGCGCGGACCCGATGGCGACCAGTGGCCCATGCCTTACCTGCTGCCATTTTCCGATGCCTGGCAACTTACCTGGAGTGGCCAATGGGCGTTGAACGCCTGGCCCAATTTTCTTATTACCGGCGTAGCCCTTGCCGCAACGTTCGTCCTCGCGTACATCCGGGGCCATTCCCCTCTGGAGTTGATTTCCATCCGCGCGGACTCGGCGTTCGTGAGGACCGTGCGAAACCGATTCCGAGGCAGAGCGTAAGGCAGTCGGGAGGCCTCTCGAAACTTCGGACGTCCGAAGTTTTTCCCATCAATCACTCCGCAGGTGCGGTCCCATCTTTGACAGATCGAGCAAGTGGCGGGTACGATTGAGTCGTGGCGTGTAGCATCGGAGGGCTGCGAATTGCGAATGCGGTATGCAGTGCGCCAGTTTGATGATGCTGTACAGGCCATTTACGCGTTCCGTCATACCTGGGAGTGGGCGCGCAATCCGAGACTCGGATGGGGTGATCCAGATGGATAGACCAAGGCTGTTCCGTGAAAAGCCGCTAAATTGTCCCTCCAGAAACGTTATCCCCGCACGTCTGAATCAGGAAAGGACCATTGTGATCCGTTTCTCCAGTTTTTTGTCCCCAATACTTAGTTTACTATTACTACTTCTTTTTACACTGGCCACACCCGCGGCTGAAGAGGCCTACGAGGTATCCAGCATCGGGATCTTGAACCAGGGATTCGCCGGGCTGAACAAGGAAGCGTGGTTTACGGGAACCGCGAGCGGCGCTCAATCCTTGATCCGCTCGGGCGGCAACACACTAAATACGGTGCCGGCCACGAGTGGCGGCACCAACATTGCGGGATCGCCCAACTACCTGACGGTGGGCGGCACGAAGCTATTTTTCACGGCCGACCGAGATAGTTCGGGTCGCGAAATCTGGGTTTACACACCTTCCAACAGTTCGCTCCTTCGGGTGGAATCGAATGCGTGGGGCGCGGCAAACCCCGTGCAGCTCACTTGGGCTGATGGCGCGCTCTTTTACCGGGCATTTACCAAATCGAGCTCGGGTGACAGCGGCACCAACCGCCTCTTTGTGACCAACGGCGGTGGAGAATTCCCTACACCCTTCAATCAATCCAGCCACCCAGTCGATCCGGAGTACATTACGAAGGTTTCGCCCAACCAAGTGTTTTTCAGCGGGAAGACCGCCACGGCGGGACGTGAGCTCTGGCAAGCCCAGACGGGCGGCGTTATCATCGGGCACGACCTCGAGCCAGGAGCCGCGAATGGTTACCCGGGGCCCATGGCGGTCCTCGACAGCTACTACCTTACATTCGCGGGAACGCTTGCCCAATTCTCCGGGATC
This sequence is a window from Candidatus Hydrogenedentota bacterium. Protein-coding genes within it:
- a CDS encoding metal-dependent hydrolase, whose translation is MSPITHFLSGWLLANTVPMERRDRALVTLSAVVPDVDGLGIVAEILTRGSKHPLLWWSDYHHVLHNVGFAVACAGLAFAIGKRRGKTALLVFAGFHLHLAGDLIGARGPDGDQWPMPYLLPFSDAWQLTWSGQWALNAWPNFLITGVALAATFVLAYIRGHSPLELISIRADSAFVRTVRNRFRGRA
- a CDS encoding DUF3800 domain-containing protein, whose translation is MAGESESEFEDLDVIHYFVDEAGDPVLFDGKGRVRVGTEGCSKCFIVGKLEVNDPDGLSDKLEALRAELLADPYFKRVPSFQPEWKKTSVMFHAKDDVPEVRQAVFKLLREADLRFYAVVRDKSALVKAVHVRNAQEPGYRYNQDEQYDSLISDLFRHFHGTADIAKVCFARRSKKNRTAALFTALENARAEFQRSFRFPMPGRFEIDCSKRAERAGLQAVDYCLWALQRHYEKGESRYLEYLWPQVGEIHSLDEIAEGRVGVLYGQRRPMAWDTGEQA
- a CDS encoding Dam family site-specific DNA-(adenine-N6)-methyltransferase, producing the protein MSRSTPKPRTSEAHPAAAAPSLPPLLKWLGGKRWLVPDLAALYAGHRHRRLVEPFCGGLAVALGLRPREALLNDTNPHLINFYEWVQRGLHITLDMANDPATYYRHRERFNQLIARGDVCSREAASLFYYLNRTGFNGLCRFNRKGAFNVPFGRYRGIRYADSFEAHRREFTPWRFTSADFGYLPLDADDFIYADPPYDAAFTQYGADGFAWDDQVRLAQWLVRHPGPVVLSNHDTERVRALYQDLGFRIVLLHAPRRISANGDRTPARELLALRNVQGRE
- a CDS encoding type IV toxin-antitoxin system AbiEi family antitoxin domain-containing protein, yielding MEHITDKILETARRQSVFRARDIRDVRDPRSTLRRMVQRGELVQPGRGLYGLPDGELSMSHTFVEANRRYPGGVICLVSALVFHGIGTQMPHETWMMRRDRKMPPSDEAIRFVYCTGPHFEHGAEEHLIEGVSVRIYHPARTIADCFKYRNKIGLDVAIEALREGWRAKRFTMDELWAAAKVCRVQRIIQPYLEMLVQ